The following proteins are encoded in a genomic region of Ornithodoros turicata isolate Travis unplaced genomic scaffold, ASM3712646v1 Chromosome21, whole genome shotgun sequence:
- the LOC135373106 gene encoding uncharacterized protein LOC135373106: protein MWLRIPGSVFPKHVAHSQRGLPPRTSVSPEPHVLRVILYQLDAYKYWGTCKGPSITSIVSTATQSEALSPCPAFVPSSFSLSSLVPWLFWLKLRQSLCRNQKGEPSAYAVKSARSRKSATNSAGKNNQFALARPASAFNK, encoded by the exons ATGTGGCTCAGGATTCCCGGAAGCGTATTTCCGAAACATGTGGCGCACAGCCAGCGCGGCCTTCCTCCTCGCACATCGGTTTCACCGGAACCTCACGTGCTTCGAGTCATCCTGTACCAGCTCGATGCATATAAGTACTGGGGGACGTGCAAGGGACCCTCAATCACATCGATTGTTTCAACAG CAACTCAATCGGAAGCTTTGTCACCATGTCCTGCCTTCGTACCATCTTCCTTTTCGCTCTCATCTTTG GTGCCGTGGCTCTTCTGGCTGAAGCTGCGCCAGAGCCTCTGCCGGAACCAGAAGGGGGAGCCTTCCGCATAC GCCGTCAAATCTGCAAGATCGAGAAAGAGTGCGACAAACAGTGCGGGGAAAAACAACCAATTTGCTTTGGCACGACCTGCAAGTGCATTTAATAAATAG
- the LOC135373102 gene encoding uncharacterized protein LOC135373102, whose translation MTLRSGTDSESDQLNEMFTMIKGINDRTAELVKAQADMSSDIKSIKSSQVAMESKVSDIINRLQSLQNKTKNLSTIEQDVAAVYKMTDGLVAQQASFQSRLDDLEDRSRRNNLVLRGVPDARETWDETEAKVASALTTSLGCEFPRNSIERAHRLGTFSSSKCRPVIVKFLSYKVKNMVLASRSKLKPSNIQVSEDFSSATRHARNKLFEFGKSLPNTPLFKLRYNKLFVNNTCYTYDPVADVVKELANPPPERPPTEPHVPAGTTGNSQANLNVLL comes from the coding sequence ATGACACTGCGCTCTGGCACTGACTCTGAATCAGACCAGCTGAATGAAATGTTCACGATGATAAAGGGTATCAATGATAGAACCGCAGAGCTGGTGAAAGCTCAGGCTGATATGTCTAGTGACATCAAATCGATTAAGTCCAGCCAAGTGGCAATGGAATCAAAAGTGTCTGATATTATTAACCGCCTTCAGTCACTGCAAAACAAAACTAAAAACTTATCTACTATTGAACAAGATGTTGCGGCTGTATATAAAATGACTGATGGACTGGTAGCACAACAAGCATCATTCCAATCCCGGCTTGACGACTTGGAGGACCGTTCAAGGCGGAATAATCTCGTACTTCGTGGTGTTCCTGATGCGCGTGAAACCTGGGATGAAACGGAAGCGAAAGTCGCGTCTGCTTTAACTACATCTCTTGGCTGCGAATTTCCTCGTAACTCTATTGAACGGGCTCATCGCTTAGGCACTTTTTCTTCCTCCAAATGTCGTCCTGTTATTGTCAAGTTTCTATCCTACAAAGTTAAAAACATGGTTTTAGCATCTCGTTCAAAGCTTAAGCCCAGCAATATACAGGTTTCTGAAGATTTTTCTTCTGCTACACGGCATGCCAGAAACAAGCTTTTTGAATTCGGTAAATCCCTGCCCAACACACCCTTGTTTAAACTACGCTACAACAAACTGTTTGTGAACAACACATGTTACACTTATGATCCCGTGGCAGATGTTGTGAAGGAACTTGCTAACCCTCCTCCTGAACGCCCTCCCACTGAACCTCACGTCCCTGCTGGCACTACTGGAAATAGTCAGGCTAACCTGAATGTCCTTTTGTAG